From a single Rhodococcus qingshengii JCM 15477 genomic region:
- a CDS encoding sensor histidine kinase — protein sequence MNRTEVPDRIQRYVRYTPLVVVPCLLIASTYPGEYRVPLTYWILSMLSALAFAVGRRWPVFASLVISALAVPMLVADAWGLSELVPYLGAVAVVDVTMRAERREMVAVSAAGWCGSVLAGIWFESHEAFWSVTTAVKVLAYVGLPLLLGLYLRSQRELAANNLAQTRAAERSALARELHDLVAHHMASIVLRIGVAQHVLAPQDEAVREVLADVRGTASDALADIRRLLVALRDPSLGEVALVEPDAVEAEIEAAIDRVRAAGFEVEAVFDAQENVESGAADLDAIGRLTLLRVIQESLTNVMKHGDKKGLVSVSVGREDSRLHVRVVNDVEGSPRSAGHGLVGMQERAELVGGEMTAGTNSDGKWEVHVSIPLVVSGDVS from the coding sequence GTGAACCGGACAGAGGTGCCAGATCGGATACAGCGGTACGTGCGCTACACGCCGTTGGTGGTGGTCCCGTGCCTGTTGATCGCCAGCACGTATCCAGGGGAGTATCGAGTTCCCCTCACCTACTGGATTCTGTCGATGCTGTCGGCGCTCGCCTTCGCCGTCGGCCGTCGATGGCCGGTCTTCGCGTCCCTGGTCATCTCGGCGCTCGCCGTTCCGATGTTGGTCGCCGACGCCTGGGGGCTGTCCGAGCTTGTTCCGTATCTCGGGGCGGTCGCCGTCGTCGACGTCACGATGCGGGCCGAGCGTAGAGAAATGGTTGCCGTATCGGCAGCAGGATGGTGCGGTTCGGTGCTCGCGGGTATCTGGTTCGAATCTCACGAAGCGTTCTGGTCTGTCACGACGGCTGTGAAAGTGCTTGCGTACGTGGGGTTGCCACTGCTGCTCGGGCTGTATCTACGCTCGCAGCGTGAATTGGCCGCGAACAATCTTGCGCAGACCCGCGCTGCGGAGCGCAGTGCGCTCGCCCGCGAACTGCACGACCTGGTTGCGCACCACATGGCATCGATCGTCCTGAGAATCGGCGTGGCTCAACATGTCTTGGCGCCCCAGGACGAGGCCGTGCGTGAGGTCCTCGCGGATGTGCGTGGGACTGCGTCCGATGCGCTGGCCGATATCCGTCGCCTCCTGGTCGCACTTCGTGATCCTTCGCTCGGTGAGGTCGCTCTGGTCGAGCCGGATGCCGTCGAGGCGGAAATCGAGGCGGCGATAGATCGTGTGCGTGCGGCGGGTTTCGAGGTGGAAGCAGTCTTCGATGCCCAGGAGAATGTCGAGTCAGGCGCAGCCGATCTCGACGCGATCGGGAGGCTGACGTTGTTGCGGGTGATTCAGGAATCACTGACCAACGTCATGAAGCATGGCGACAAGAAGGGGCTGGTATCGGTCTCGGTCGGTCGCGAAGACAGCCGGTTGCATGTCAGGGTTGTCAACGACGTCGAGGGATCGCCTCGGAGTGCAGGTCATGGCCTGGTGGGAATGCAGGAGCGTGCGGAGTTGGTCGGCGGCGAGATGACCGCCGGCACCAACAGTGACGGGAAATGGGAAGTGCACGTGAGTATTCCGCTCGTTGTCTCGGGCGATGTCTCGTGA
- a CDS encoding response regulator — MISVLIVDDQRLVRAGLRMLCAAAEDMTVAGEASNGVEAVALAAELDPDVILMDLRMPGLDGIGATQQIVKAGRRARILVLTTFDDDDHLYPALAAGASGFFVKDTEPAELLGAIRRIAEGEMVFTPELLRRVVDRAVIGGIADTAATEKVPLTDRESQVLALVAEGKSNQEIADTLHLGVTTVKTHVANLMSKTGCDNRVRLAVYHLQNFQ; from the coding sequence GTGATCAGCGTGCTGATCGTCGACGACCAGCGACTTGTGCGCGCCGGTTTGCGGATGCTGTGCGCGGCAGCCGAGGACATGACCGTGGCCGGTGAGGCGTCGAACGGCGTCGAGGCGGTAGCGCTCGCTGCAGAATTGGATCCCGACGTGATTCTGATGGACTTGAGAATGCCCGGACTGGACGGGATCGGCGCCACGCAGCAGATCGTCAAGGCCGGTCGTCGAGCGCGCATCCTCGTGCTGACCACCTTCGACGACGACGATCATCTGTATCCCGCACTCGCCGCGGGGGCTTCGGGATTCTTCGTCAAGGACACCGAACCCGCCGAGTTGCTCGGTGCCATTCGGCGGATCGCCGAGGGCGAGATGGTGTTCACTCCGGAACTTCTCCGCCGCGTTGTGGATCGAGCGGTGATCGGTGGTATCGCAGACACTGCTGCGACGGAGAAGGTTCCGTTGACCGATCGCGAATCGCAGGTCCTCGCGCTGGTGGCAGAAGGGAAGAGCAATCAGGAGATCGCGGACACGCTGCATCTCGGTGTCACCACGGTGAAGACGCACGTGGCGAACCTGATGTCGAAGACCGGTTGCGACAATCGGGTTCGCCTCGCCGTGTACCACTTGCAGAACTTTCAGTGA
- a CDS encoding multicopper oxidase family protein produces the protein MNRISRRTILFGLAAAPLGLAVGCGADPAAKSATLAVAGTSRPLPIPPLAESTVDDAGVRHFTLRAGAGTTEIVAGKLTDTWGFNGSILGPTVRAERGESVAFTIDNTLAEPTTVHWHGMHLPARYDGGPHQTIEAGGRWEPAWTIGQSASTLWYHPHPHGSTERHVQRGLAGLFLIDDADTRALDIPKTYGVDDVPLIIQDRRFLADGSFDESDPTDIGLLGDTIVTNGISDAYLDVTTGVVRLRILNGSSGRLYNLGFPDDRTFDLIATDGGLLESPIAIKRIQLSPGERAEIVVRVDPGATTTLVSFPIEDGGGVSSSDAENFGMNDRFDILELRGVASRASRSTLPAQLAVLPRLDPSKASVSRTFDLQWYMINGQRMDMNRIDFEAEVGATEVWTITNKDNWPHNFHVHDVQFQILDVDGRTPPPHLRGLKDTVYTPPGSRVRVALQWSEYTDPTFPYMFHCHLLMHEDQGMMGQFLVLEPGQKAAPMQMDMPMDMPMPSSGSHSGH, from the coding sequence ATGAACCGGATTTCCAGGCGCACGATTCTGTTCGGTCTGGCCGCAGCGCCCCTCGGGCTCGCGGTGGGCTGCGGCGCCGACCCGGCAGCGAAGAGCGCCACGTTGGCGGTGGCCGGAACTTCGCGTCCGCTACCGATTCCGCCGCTTGCCGAATCCACCGTCGACGACGCCGGTGTTCGCCACTTCACACTTCGTGCCGGTGCCGGGACCACCGAGATCGTCGCGGGAAAACTCACCGACACTTGGGGTTTCAACGGATCCATTCTGGGGCCGACCGTCCGCGCCGAACGCGGAGAATCTGTCGCATTCACGATCGACAACACACTGGCAGAGCCCACGACCGTCCATTGGCACGGCATGCATCTGCCCGCCCGATACGACGGCGGCCCGCACCAGACCATCGAAGCCGGCGGACGCTGGGAACCGGCGTGGACGATCGGCCAGTCGGCGTCGACGCTCTGGTATCACCCACACCCGCACGGATCCACCGAACGGCACGTGCAGCGCGGTCTCGCCGGACTGTTCCTGATCGACGACGCCGACACGCGGGCGTTGGACATCCCCAAAACCTATGGTGTCGACGATGTTCCGCTGATCATCCAGGATCGTCGATTCCTCGCCGACGGCAGCTTCGACGAATCGGATCCGACCGACATAGGCCTGCTCGGCGACACGATCGTCACCAACGGCATCTCCGACGCCTACCTCGACGTCACCACCGGGGTCGTCCGGTTACGCATTCTGAACGGCTCTTCCGGCCGTCTCTACAACCTGGGGTTCCCCGACGACCGCACGTTCGATCTGATTGCCACCGACGGCGGACTGCTCGAATCACCTATTGCGATCAAGCGGATTCAGCTCAGCCCCGGCGAACGAGCCGAGATCGTGGTTCGCGTCGACCCCGGTGCGACGACCACACTGGTGTCGTTCCCGATCGAGGACGGCGGTGGCGTGAGTTCCTCCGACGCCGAGAACTTCGGCATGAACGACCGCTTCGACATCCTCGAACTGCGGGGCGTTGCCAGCCGCGCGTCACGGTCGACTCTCCCGGCGCAGTTGGCCGTACTGCCGCGTCTGGATCCGTCGAAGGCAAGCGTTTCCCGAACCTTCGATCTGCAGTGGTACATGATCAACGGGCAACGAATGGACATGAACCGCATCGACTTCGAGGCCGAGGTCGGCGCGACCGAGGTGTGGACGATCACCAACAAGGACAACTGGCCACACAATTTCCATGTCCACGACGTCCAGTTCCAGATCCTCGACGTCGACGGTCGCACTCCCCCGCCGCACTTGCGCGGACTCAAGGACACCGTCTACACACCGCCGGGCAGCAGGGTTCGCGTCGCACTGCAGTGGTCCGAGTACACCGATCCCACCTTCCCGTACATGTTCCACTGCCACCTGCTGATGCACGAGGACCAAGGGATGATGGGCCAATTCCTCGTCCTCGAACCGGGACAGAAGGCGGCTCCGATGCAGATGGACATGCCGATGGACATGCCGATGCCTTCGTCTGGTTCGCACTCCGGTCACTGA
- the hisN gene encoding histidinol-phosphatase, with protein MTDRASDLALALRIADEADAITRARFGALDLRVDDKPDLTPVSDADLAVERAVRATLGEHRPADSVLGEEFGGDAVFEGRQWVVDPIDGTKNFVRNVPVWATLISLLEDGVPVIGVVSAPALNRRWWAATGLGAHTSFGDSDARAIQVSAVDRSESASLSFSSLSGWKDRGIRDQFVELTDDVWRVRGYGDFFSYCLVAEGAVDIAAEPEVSLWDLAALDVLVREAGGAFTDLDGGAGPHGGSAVATNGLLHEDVLARLR; from the coding sequence GTGACCGATCGCGCATCCGACCTCGCACTCGCCCTCCGTATCGCCGACGAGGCTGACGCGATCACTCGCGCCCGCTTCGGCGCCCTCGACCTTCGAGTGGACGACAAGCCGGACCTCACCCCCGTCTCCGACGCCGATCTGGCTGTCGAGCGAGCAGTGCGCGCGACGCTCGGTGAGCATCGTCCTGCGGATTCCGTACTCGGCGAGGAATTCGGCGGCGACGCAGTCTTCGAGGGCAGACAGTGGGTGGTCGACCCCATCGACGGGACCAAGAACTTCGTCCGCAACGTACCGGTGTGGGCCACGCTGATCAGCTTGCTCGAGGACGGCGTCCCGGTCATCGGCGTCGTGAGCGCACCTGCACTGAATCGGCGATGGTGGGCTGCAACAGGTTTGGGTGCACATACTTCCTTCGGGGACAGTGATGCGCGGGCGATCCAGGTATCCGCCGTCGATCGCAGCGAGTCAGCGAGCCTGAGCTTCTCGAGCCTCTCGGGGTGGAAGGACCGCGGAATTCGCGATCAGTTCGTCGAACTCACCGACGACGTCTGGCGCGTGCGCGGTTACGGGGACTTCTTCTCCTACTGCCTCGTGGCCGAAGGCGCCGTCGACATTGCTGCCGAACCCGAGGTTTCCCTGTGGGATCTGGCAGCGCTCGACGTATTGGTGCGTGAGGCCGGCGGCGCGTTCACCGATCTGGACGGCGGCGCAGGTCCGCACGGCGGCAGCGCGGTCGCCACCAACGGACTGCTGCACGAAGACGTTCTGGCCCGCCTGCGGTAA
- a CDS encoding beta-class carbonic anhydrase produces the protein MTVTDEYLQNNAAYAEQFTGPLPLPPSKHVAVLACMDARIDVYRVLGIKEGESHVIRNAGGVVTDDEIRSLAISQRLLGTTEIILIHHTDCGMLTFTDDDFKRSIQDEIGIKPNWAAESFPDIDEDVRQSLKRIENSPFVTATTSLRGFVFDVATGKLNEVLPD, from the coding sequence ATGACTGTCACCGACGAATACCTGCAGAACAACGCCGCCTACGCCGAGCAGTTCACCGGACCGCTCCCCCTCCCACCCAGCAAACACGTCGCCGTACTCGCCTGCATGGACGCCCGCATCGACGTCTATCGGGTGCTCGGAATCAAGGAAGGTGAATCGCACGTCATCCGCAATGCGGGTGGAGTCGTCACCGACGACGAGATCCGATCCCTGGCCATCAGCCAGCGTCTGCTGGGAACTACCGAGATCATCCTCATCCACCACACCGACTGCGGAATGCTGACGTTCACCGACGACGACTTCAAGCGATCCATCCAGGACGAGATCGGCATCAAACCAAATTGGGCTGCCGAATCGTTTCCCGACATCGACGAGGACGTCCGTCAGTCGTTGAAGCGCATCGAGAACAGTCCGTTCGTCACCGCGACGACCTCCCTACGCGGATTCGTCTTCGACGTCGCAACCGGAAAGCTGAACGAGGTCCTCCCCGATTGA
- the prfB gene encoding peptide chain release factor 2, whose product MHPDVIADLNALDTTLRTCESVVDVEELRRRIDELEHQAADPGLWNDQEHAQQVTSQLSHAQAELRRIVALRERLDEMPILYELAEDEGPDAVADADAERASLRDDIAAMEVKTMLSGEYDERDALINIRSGAGGIDAADWAEMLMRMYIRWAEKHDYGVEVYDTSYAEEAGLKSATFAIKGPYTYGTLSVEMGTHRLVRISPFDNQGRRQTSFAEVEVLPVVETTDHIEINENDIRVDVYRSSGPGGQSVNTTDSAVRLTHIPTGIVVTCQNEKSQLQNKVSAMRVLQAKLLAVKRQEERAEMDALKGDSGSSWGNQMRSYVLHPYQMVKDLRTEYEVNNPSAVLDGDIDGFLEAGIRWRMSENQSA is encoded by the coding sequence GTGCATCCCGACGTAATTGCAGACCTGAACGCCCTCGACACCACCCTTCGCACCTGCGAATCGGTTGTGGACGTCGAGGAGCTGCGCCGACGCATCGACGAGCTCGAGCACCAGGCAGCCGACCCGGGTCTGTGGAACGACCAGGAACACGCCCAGCAGGTCACCAGCCAGCTCTCCCACGCGCAGGCCGAGCTACGCCGGATCGTGGCACTACGCGAGCGACTCGACGAGATGCCGATCCTCTACGAACTGGCCGAAGACGAAGGCCCCGACGCGGTGGCAGACGCCGACGCCGAGCGCGCGAGCCTGCGAGACGACATCGCGGCGATGGAAGTCAAGACCATGCTCTCGGGCGAGTACGACGAGCGCGACGCGCTCATCAACATCCGCTCCGGTGCCGGCGGTATCGACGCTGCAGACTGGGCCGAGATGCTCATGCGTATGTACATCCGCTGGGCGGAGAAGCACGACTACGGCGTCGAGGTCTACGACACGTCGTACGCCGAAGAAGCCGGACTCAAGAGCGCGACGTTCGCGATCAAAGGCCCGTACACGTACGGCACGTTGTCCGTCGAGATGGGCACCCACCGGCTCGTTCGCATCAGCCCCTTCGACAACCAGGGGCGTCGTCAGACGTCGTTCGCCGAGGTCGAGGTACTGCCGGTCGTCGAGACGACCGACCACATCGAGATCAACGAGAACGACATCCGCGTCGACGTCTACCGCTCGTCCGGTCCCGGCGGCCAGTCGGTCAACACGACGGACTCCGCCGTTCGACTCACGCACATCCCGACGGGAATCGTCGTCACCTGTCAGAACGAGAAGTCGCAGCTCCAGAACAAGGTGTCGGCGATGCGCGTCCTGCAGGCCAAGCTGCTCGCGGTCAAGCGTCAGGAAGAGCGCGCCGAGATGGATGCGCTCAAGGGCGACAGCGGCAGCTCGTGGGGCAACCAGATGCGCTCCTATGTTCTGCATCCGTACCAGATGGTCAAGGACCTGCGTACCGAGTACGAGGTCAACAACCCGTCGGCAGTGCTCGACGGCGACATCGACGGGTTCCTCGAGGCCGGCATCCGCTGGCGCATGAGCGAGAACCAGTCCGCATAG